AAAAGCAAAAGAGTATCGTGACGCTTATGCGTCAATCTTATTTTCAGTAACAGGAAAGTGAGGACCTGCGCGGCGGCGCGCGCGTATCAGGATACAGCCAGGGGAAGAAATACCAGTGTTTTACCGTCGGACGAGTGGGTTGACATTGCACTCTGAGCAGAACGCCGCAGAGCAGAATCATCATCGCCAGGATAAGCCCTGGAACATGAGCCAGTAATACACAATAGCCACAGGCTTCGCCGTGATCGACAGGTATCGGAATGGAAGGAGAATCACCGTGATGCCCGGTGTGCTTCGCCATCGAACTCATCTCA
The sequence above is drawn from the Citrobacter amalonaticus genome and encodes:
- a CDS encoding DUF2946 domain-containing protein, with translation MNNGKFRQSGFQRHAACLALFAILLIVIAPLISVALQKDPMSAMPGMHHEMSSMAKHTGHHGDSPSIPIPVDHGEACGYCVLLAHVPGLILAMMILLCGVLLRVQCQPTRPTVKHWYFFPWLYPDTRAPPRRSSLSCY